One Nicotiana sylvestris chromosome 12, ASM39365v2, whole genome shotgun sequence genomic window carries:
- the LOC138883010 gene encoding uncharacterized protein — protein sequence MTISGPESCLKNIRVPDLQLLIFSLIKCYNYYCDINPNVMFMFIMEVEDINPLGIPPPVHVDEQFDEVAPRLANRILRDYARPDRFNCESSVRKPPVVTNNFEIRTGLIQTIQQSCIFTSDTSEDPQSHLIDFLELVEIAKYNGVPPEAIKLRLFPFSLKGDAKTWLRSLPQGSITTWDQMTQKFLNKYFSPAKTTKLRQDISNFLQTDTESVYQAWERLKVMLKKCPHHDIPEHMQLYIFYHGLKPSARNVIDAAAGGFVMGKTTEEALQLLNEIFENGIQWSSERKLSKLPEQQVQGPPGYQSQNCGQPSYRPYQQAGPYQQAGSYQQRPQQAHPSLDDLLYKYIKVTDEKMESQNSSLKNLEIQLSQLAALVSEKIQGPLPSNTEKNPKEHLKAINLWSGKELDKPYPDRQEKNQAEQPVDKGKNIEKLSEPSKKKEIKNKEEKISEKMVAPPLTIPFAQKNKTRKA from the exons atgaccatatcaggtcctgaaagctgtcttaagaatatcagagtccctgatcttcaactg TTAATATTTTCACTAATCAAGTGCTATAACTACTACTGTGATATTAATCCTAATGTAATGTTTATGTTCATAATG GAAGTAGAGGACATTAACCCACTTGGGATCCCACCACCGGTCCATGTAGATGAGCAATTTGATGAAGTGGCGCCAAGGCTAGCAAACAGAATCCTTAGGGATTATGCTAGACCTGATCGCTTCAACTGTGAATCTAGTGTCAGGAAGCCCCCAGTGgtaaccaacaactttgaaatcagGACCGGCCTGATTCAGACAATTCAACAATCTTGTATCTTCACTAGTGATACAAGTGAAGACCCACAAAGtcatttaattgattttttagaACTTGTAGAAATTGCTAAGTATAATGGagtacctcctgaagctatcaagttaaggctatttcctttttctttaaaaggAGATGCCAAGACTTGGTTGCGAAGTTTGCCTCAAGGGTCCATTACGACATGGGACCAGATGACTCAGaagtttttaaacaaatatttttccccTGCTAAAACAACAAAGTTAAGACAAGACATATCTAATTTCTTGCAGACTGACACTGAGTCAGTTtatcaagcttgggaaagattaAAAGTAATGTTAAAAAAATGCCCACACCATGACATTCCTGAACATATGCAATTGTATATTTTTTATCACGGGCTAAAACCCTCTGCTAGAAATGTGATAGATGCAGCTGCAGGAGGTTTTGTAATGGGCAAAACCACAGAGGAAGCGTTGCAACTATTGAATGAAATTTTTGAGAACGGTATCCAATGGTCATCTGAGCG AAAACTCTCAAAGCTTCCAGAACAACAGGTACAAGGTCCGCCGGGATACCAGAGTCAAAATTGTGGGCAACCGAGTTATAGACCTTATCAGCAAGCAGGACCATATCAACAAGCAGGGTCATACCAGCAGAGGCCCCAACAAGCTCATCCAAGTCTTGATGACCTTTTGTACAAATATATTAAGGTCACTGATGAAAAGATGGAAAGCCAAAATTCATCCCTAAAAAATCTGGAAATTCAGTTAAGCCAATTGGCAGCTCTTGTGTCAGAAAAGATTCAGGGTCCCTTACCAAGCAATACAGAGAAAAATCCAAAGGAGCACCTTAAGGCCATCAATTTATGGTCAGGTAAGGAACTAGATAAACCTTATCCAGACAGACAAGAAAAGAACCAGGCAGAACAACCGGTAGACAAGGGTAAGAATATTGAAAAATTATCTGAaccatcaaagaagaaagaaataaagaataaggaagaaaaaatttctgaaaaaatgGTTGCCCCACCTCTGACAATTCCTTTTGCACAAAAAAATAAAACGAGAAAAGCTTGA